A stretch of the Paramormyrops kingsleyae isolate MSU_618 chromosome 16, PKINGS_0.4, whole genome shotgun sequence genome encodes the following:
- the LOC111858350 gene encoding hyccin 2 isoform X2, which produces MMLGSERGVVEEWLSEFKTLPETQISSYAGSLHLKKALVPALYRVIQDPNNELLEPVCHQLFELYRSSDERLRRFTLQFLPELVWVYLRATATRDRHSNGCIEALLLGIYNLEIVDKEGNSKLLSFTIPSLSKPSIYHEPSSLGSIALTEGALSHHDLIRVVYSGLHPQRETFTAQNRFEVLAFLMLCYNSAVVYMPCSSYQSVCRMSSRLCVCGFPRQRQKLWREPCGRVVLDPEFMVQMLTAVYHAIYNGEWDLGKEALDDILYRAQLELYSQPLLVANAMKSSLPATAPDGSRGRKILQVEVTPTISRISRSAVTAASIRRHRWKREADADGVSGGEESFTLNDPDEGFSSGASNSSQPSGTKLSGEGGATRSSSLKKGVTGWLSRERDKEPGQTRHRDSSADSQVVLRRHQRRPSPPPAITLDAIELSPVRKHLSYPASQALVRTASASSSRSFDCTDMSLNGGRRGAAGAGLEVGLLGGTQAGLSASVAHHFSTSSLQEERLARPGEAQDLLSPGAPLTKQSRSPSFNMQIISQV; this is translated from the exons ATGATGCTGGGGTCCGAGCGAGGAGTGGTGGAGGAGTGGCTGTCGGAGTTCAAG ACGTTACCCGAAACGCAGATCTCCAGCTACGCCGGCAGCCTGCACCTGAAGAAGGCTCTGGTTCCAGCTCTTTACAGGGTCATCCAGGACCCCAACAATGAG ctcctggaGCCCGTCTGCCACCAGCTCTTCGAGCTCTACCGCAGCTCCGACGAGCGCCTCCGCCGCTTCACTCTGCAGTTCCTGCCCGAGCTGGTATGGGTGTACCTGCGTGCCACCGCCACCAGGGACCGCCACAGCAATGGCTGCATCGAGGCCCTGCTCCTGGGCATCTACAACCTG GAGATTGTGGATAAGGAGGGAAATAGCAAACTGCTGTCCTTCACGATTCCATCCCTCTCCAAGCCGTCGATTTACCACGAG CCGTCCAGTTTGGGCTCCATAGCACTGACAGAGGGAGCACTCAGCCACCACGACCTCATCAGGGTGGTGTACAGCGGCCTGCACCCCCAGCGTGAGACCTTCACTGCCCAGAACAG GTTTGAGGTGCTGGCATTCCTCATGCTGTGCTACAACTCTGCTGTGGTCTACATGCCATGCTCCTCGTACCAGTCCGTTTGCAGGATGAGCTCACG GTTGTGCGTGTGCGGGTTTCCAAGGCAACGGCAGAAGCTGTGGAGGGAACCGTGCGGCCGAGTAGTGCTGGACCCCGAGTTCATGGTGCAGATGCTTACCGCTGTCTATCACGCTAT ATACAATGGAGAGTGGGATCTGGGGAAGGAGGCCCTGGATGACATTCTGTACCGGGCTCAGCTGGAGCTGTACTCCCAGCCGCTGCTG GTGGCCAATGCGATGAAGAGCTCGCTGCCCGCCACCGCGCCGGACGGCTCACGCGGCCGTAAGATCCTGCAGGTGGAGGTGACGCCTACCATCAGCCGGATCTCCCGCTCGGCCGTGACGGCGGCTTCAATACGGCGCCACCGCTGGAAGCGAGAGG CAGATGCGGATGGAGTAAGCGGCGGTGAGGAGTCCTTCACCCTGAACGACCCAGATGAGGGCTTCTCCTCCGGCGCGTCCAACAGCAGCCAGCCCAGTGGGACCAAGCTGAGCGGCGAGGGCGGGGCCACACGCAGCAGCAGCCTGAAGAAGGGCGTCACGGGATGGCTGTCCCGGGAGCGGGACAAGGAGCCGGGTCAGACGCGGCACAGGGACTCCTCTGCTGACTCACAGGTGGTGCTGCGGAGACACCAGCGGCGACCGTCACCCCCACCCGCCATCACGCTGGATGCCATCGAGCTGAGCCCAGTGCGGAAGCACCTGAGCTACCCCGCCTCGCAGGCATTGGTGCGGACCGCCAGTGCTTCCTCCAGCCGCTCCTTCGACTGCACGGACATGAGCTTGAACGGGGGCCGGCGTGGCGCTGCGGGGGCGGGACTGGAGGTGGGGCTGCTGGGCGGCACCCAGGCGGGGCTCTCTGCCAGCGTTGCCCATCATTTTTCCACCAGCAGTCTGCAAGAGGAGCGCCTGGCCAGACCTGGGGAGGCCCAGGACCTTCTGTCCCCGGGGGCTCCACTCACCAAGCAGTCTCGCTCGCCCAGCTTCAACATGCAGATCATTTCGCAGGTTTAG
- the LOC111858350 gene encoding hyccin 2 isoform X1: protein MMLGSERGVVEEWLSEFKTLPETQISSYAGSLHLKKALVPALYRVIQDPNNELLEPVCHQLFELYRSSDERLRRFTLQFLPELVWVYLRATATRDRHSNGCIEALLLGIYNLEIVDKEGNSKLLSFTIPSLSKPSIYHEPSSLGSIALTEGALSHHDLIRVVYSGLHPQRETFTAQNRFEVLAFLMLCYNSAVVYMPCSSYQSVCRMSSRLCVCGFPRQRQKLWREPCGRVVLDPEFMVQMLTAVYHAIYNGEWDLGKEALDDILYRAQLELYSQPLLVANAMKSSLPATAPDGSRGRKILQVEVTPTISRISRSAVTAASIRRHRWKREDCFDLSNETEFSISVTPSLDIPWEPSANPEQGERGSHGVPPLTPEDADGVSGGEESFTLNDPDEGFSSGASNSSQPSGTKLSGEGGATRSSSLKKGVTGWLSRERDKEPGQTRHRDSSADSQVVLRRHQRRPSPPPAITLDAIELSPVRKHLSYPASQALVRTASASSSRSFDCTDMSLNGGRRGAAGAGLEVGLLGGTQAGLSASVAHHFSTSSLQEERLARPGEAQDLLSPGAPLTKQSRSPSFNMQIISQV from the exons ATGATGCTGGGGTCCGAGCGAGGAGTGGTGGAGGAGTGGCTGTCGGAGTTCAAG ACGTTACCCGAAACGCAGATCTCCAGCTACGCCGGCAGCCTGCACCTGAAGAAGGCTCTGGTTCCAGCTCTTTACAGGGTCATCCAGGACCCCAACAATGAG ctcctggaGCCCGTCTGCCACCAGCTCTTCGAGCTCTACCGCAGCTCCGACGAGCGCCTCCGCCGCTTCACTCTGCAGTTCCTGCCCGAGCTGGTATGGGTGTACCTGCGTGCCACCGCCACCAGGGACCGCCACAGCAATGGCTGCATCGAGGCCCTGCTCCTGGGCATCTACAACCTG GAGATTGTGGATAAGGAGGGAAATAGCAAACTGCTGTCCTTCACGATTCCATCCCTCTCCAAGCCGTCGATTTACCACGAG CCGTCCAGTTTGGGCTCCATAGCACTGACAGAGGGAGCACTCAGCCACCACGACCTCATCAGGGTGGTGTACAGCGGCCTGCACCCCCAGCGTGAGACCTTCACTGCCCAGAACAG GTTTGAGGTGCTGGCATTCCTCATGCTGTGCTACAACTCTGCTGTGGTCTACATGCCATGCTCCTCGTACCAGTCCGTTTGCAGGATGAGCTCACG GTTGTGCGTGTGCGGGTTTCCAAGGCAACGGCAGAAGCTGTGGAGGGAACCGTGCGGCCGAGTAGTGCTGGACCCCGAGTTCATGGTGCAGATGCTTACCGCTGTCTATCACGCTAT ATACAATGGAGAGTGGGATCTGGGGAAGGAGGCCCTGGATGACATTCTGTACCGGGCTCAGCTGGAGCTGTACTCCCAGCCGCTGCTG GTGGCCAATGCGATGAAGAGCTCGCTGCCCGCCACCGCGCCGGACGGCTCACGCGGCCGTAAGATCCTGCAGGTGGAGGTGACGCCTACCATCAGCCGGATCTCCCGCTCGGCCGTGACGGCGGCTTCAATACGGCGCCACCGCTGGAAGCGAGAGG ATTGTTTTGACCTCTCAAACGAGACGGAGTTCAGCATCTCCGTCACCCCCAGCCTCGACATCCCCTGGGAGCCGTCAGCCAATCCGGAGCAAGGAGAGAGGGGGAGTCACGGCGTGCCCCCGCTCACGCCTGAGG ATGCGGATGGAGTAAGCGGCGGTGAGGAGTCCTTCACCCTGAACGACCCAGATGAGGGCTTCTCCTCCGGCGCGTCCAACAGCAGCCAGCCCAGTGGGACCAAGCTGAGCGGCGAGGGCGGGGCCACACGCAGCAGCAGCCTGAAGAAGGGCGTCACGGGATGGCTGTCCCGGGAGCGGGACAAGGAGCCGGGTCAGACGCGGCACAGGGACTCCTCTGCTGACTCACAGGTGGTGCTGCGGAGACACCAGCGGCGACCGTCACCCCCACCCGCCATCACGCTGGATGCCATCGAGCTGAGCCCAGTGCGGAAGCACCTGAGCTACCCCGCCTCGCAGGCATTGGTGCGGACCGCCAGTGCTTCCTCCAGCCGCTCCTTCGACTGCACGGACATGAGCTTGAACGGGGGCCGGCGTGGCGCTGCGGGGGCGGGACTGGAGGTGGGGCTGCTGGGCGGCACCCAGGCGGGGCTCTCTGCCAGCGTTGCCCATCATTTTTCCACCAGCAGTCTGCAAGAGGAGCGCCTGGCCAGACCTGGGGAGGCCCAGGACCTTCTGTCCCCGGGGGCTCCACTCACCAAGCAGTCTCGCTCGCCCAGCTTCAACATGCAGATCATTTCGCAGGTTTAG
- the LOC111858350 gene encoding hyccin 2 isoform X3, with protein sequence MMLGSERGVVEEWLSEFKTLPETQISSYAGSLHLKKALVPALYRVIQDPNNELLEPVCHQLFELYRSSDERLRRFTLQFLPELVWVYLRATATRDRHSNGCIEALLLGIYNLEIVDKEGNSKLLSFTIPSLSKPSIYHEPSSLGSIALTEGALSHHDLIRVVYSGLHPQRETFTAQNRFEVLAFLMLCYNSAVVYMPCSSYQSVCRMSSRLCVCGFPRQRQKLWREPCGRVVLDPEFMVQMLTAVYHAIYNGEWDLGKEALDDILYRAQLELYSQPLLVANAMKSSLPATAPDGSRGRKILQVEVTPTISRISRSAVTAASIRRHRWKREDADGVSGGEESFTLNDPDEGFSSGASNSSQPSGTKLSGEGGATRSSSLKKGVTGWLSRERDKEPGQTRHRDSSADSQVVLRRHQRRPSPPPAITLDAIELSPVRKHLSYPASQALVRTASASSSRSFDCTDMSLNGGRRGAAGAGLEVGLLGGTQAGLSASVAHHFSTSSLQEERLARPGEAQDLLSPGAPLTKQSRSPSFNMQIISQV encoded by the exons ATGATGCTGGGGTCCGAGCGAGGAGTGGTGGAGGAGTGGCTGTCGGAGTTCAAG ACGTTACCCGAAACGCAGATCTCCAGCTACGCCGGCAGCCTGCACCTGAAGAAGGCTCTGGTTCCAGCTCTTTACAGGGTCATCCAGGACCCCAACAATGAG ctcctggaGCCCGTCTGCCACCAGCTCTTCGAGCTCTACCGCAGCTCCGACGAGCGCCTCCGCCGCTTCACTCTGCAGTTCCTGCCCGAGCTGGTATGGGTGTACCTGCGTGCCACCGCCACCAGGGACCGCCACAGCAATGGCTGCATCGAGGCCCTGCTCCTGGGCATCTACAACCTG GAGATTGTGGATAAGGAGGGAAATAGCAAACTGCTGTCCTTCACGATTCCATCCCTCTCCAAGCCGTCGATTTACCACGAG CCGTCCAGTTTGGGCTCCATAGCACTGACAGAGGGAGCACTCAGCCACCACGACCTCATCAGGGTGGTGTACAGCGGCCTGCACCCCCAGCGTGAGACCTTCACTGCCCAGAACAG GTTTGAGGTGCTGGCATTCCTCATGCTGTGCTACAACTCTGCTGTGGTCTACATGCCATGCTCCTCGTACCAGTCCGTTTGCAGGATGAGCTCACG GTTGTGCGTGTGCGGGTTTCCAAGGCAACGGCAGAAGCTGTGGAGGGAACCGTGCGGCCGAGTAGTGCTGGACCCCGAGTTCATGGTGCAGATGCTTACCGCTGTCTATCACGCTAT ATACAATGGAGAGTGGGATCTGGGGAAGGAGGCCCTGGATGACATTCTGTACCGGGCTCAGCTGGAGCTGTACTCCCAGCCGCTGCTG GTGGCCAATGCGATGAAGAGCTCGCTGCCCGCCACCGCGCCGGACGGCTCACGCGGCCGTAAGATCCTGCAGGTGGAGGTGACGCCTACCATCAGCCGGATCTCCCGCTCGGCCGTGACGGCGGCTTCAATACGGCGCCACCGCTGGAAGCGAGAGG ATGCGGATGGAGTAAGCGGCGGTGAGGAGTCCTTCACCCTGAACGACCCAGATGAGGGCTTCTCCTCCGGCGCGTCCAACAGCAGCCAGCCCAGTGGGACCAAGCTGAGCGGCGAGGGCGGGGCCACACGCAGCAGCAGCCTGAAGAAGGGCGTCACGGGATGGCTGTCCCGGGAGCGGGACAAGGAGCCGGGTCAGACGCGGCACAGGGACTCCTCTGCTGACTCACAGGTGGTGCTGCGGAGACACCAGCGGCGACCGTCACCCCCACCCGCCATCACGCTGGATGCCATCGAGCTGAGCCCAGTGCGGAAGCACCTGAGCTACCCCGCCTCGCAGGCATTGGTGCGGACCGCCAGTGCTTCCTCCAGCCGCTCCTTCGACTGCACGGACATGAGCTTGAACGGGGGCCGGCGTGGCGCTGCGGGGGCGGGACTGGAGGTGGGGCTGCTGGGCGGCACCCAGGCGGGGCTCTCTGCCAGCGTTGCCCATCATTTTTCCACCAGCAGTCTGCAAGAGGAGCGCCTGGCCAGACCTGGGGAGGCCCAGGACCTTCTGTCCCCGGGGGCTCCACTCACCAAGCAGTCTCGCTCGCCCAGCTTCAACATGCAGATCATTTCGCAGGTTTAG
- the cfap410 gene encoding cilia and flagella associated protein 410 isoform X2 encodes MPNIEVLTLSANRISSLEPVSRCLSLGELYLRRNSIQSLAELAYLRHLARLRVLWLAENPCCGSDPTKYRLTVLRNLPSLHKLDNQVVTEEELAQALEEGEEISTPPAPAPCSANGGLEADSESDPLNYSMEETNKIREQLGMKPIPRDKFPSFSSPRDTGKRPHVLDAVLLLLKELDPEELQVVRKATDNRLRSLRRRDCQAAMADVIQQ; translated from the exons ATGCCCAATATTGAAGTGCTGACTCTCAG TGCCAATAGGATCAGCTCCCTGGAGCCAGTCAGCCGCTGTCTGAGCCTAGGCGAGCTCTACCTACGACGGAACAGCATCCAGAGTCTGGCGGAGCTGGCCTACCTGCGGCACCTGGCCCGGCTGCGCGTGCTATGGCTGGCGGAAAACCCCTGTTGTGGTTCTGATCCTACCAAGTACCGGCTCACCGTGCTGCGCAACCTGCCCAGTCTGCACAAGCTGGACAACCAAG tggtgacggaggaggagcTGGCTCAGGCCCTCGAGGAAGGGGAGGAGATCAGCACCCCCCCAGCACCTGCACCCTGCTCCGCCAATGGGGGGTTAGAGGCTGACAGCGAGAGTGACCCCCTCAACTACAGCATGGAGGAGACCaa TAAAATCCGTGAGCAGCTGGGAATGAAACCAATACCCAGGGATAAATTTCCATCCTTCTCTTCCCCACGGGACACGGGGAAACGG CCGCACGTGCTGGACGCAGTCTTGCTGCTGCTGAAGGAGCTGGATCCCGAAGAGCTGCAGGTTGTCCGCAAGGCGACGGACAACAGGCTGCGCTCGCTGCGAAGACGCGACTGCCAGGCCGCGATGGCTGACGTTATCCAACAGTGA
- the cfap410 gene encoding cilia and flagella associated protein 410 isoform X1: MKLTRKLVLARAKASDLDSVKKLNCWGCNLTDISIFKEMPNIEVLTLSANRISSLEPVSRCLSLGELYLRRNSIQSLAELAYLRHLARLRVLWLAENPCCGSDPTKYRLTVLRNLPSLHKLDNQVVTEEELAQALEEGEEISTPPAPAPCSANGGLEADSESDPLNYSMEETNKIREQLGMKPIPRDKFPSFSSPRDTGKRPHVLDAVLLLLKELDPEELQVVRKATDNRLRSLRRRDCQAAMADVIQQ, translated from the exons ATGAAACTAACTCGAAAGTTAGTGCTTGCGAGGGCTAAAGCCTCGGACCTCGACAGTGTTAAAAAGCTGAACTGCTG GGGCTGTAATCTGACAGAT ATCTCCATATTCAAGGAAATGCCCAATATTGAAGTGCTGACTCTCAG TGCCAATAGGATCAGCTCCCTGGAGCCAGTCAGCCGCTGTCTGAGCCTAGGCGAGCTCTACCTACGACGGAACAGCATCCAGAGTCTGGCGGAGCTGGCCTACCTGCGGCACCTGGCCCGGCTGCGCGTGCTATGGCTGGCGGAAAACCCCTGTTGTGGTTCTGATCCTACCAAGTACCGGCTCACCGTGCTGCGCAACCTGCCCAGTCTGCACAAGCTGGACAACCAAG tggtgacggaggaggagcTGGCTCAGGCCCTCGAGGAAGGGGAGGAGATCAGCACCCCCCCAGCACCTGCACCCTGCTCCGCCAATGGGGGGTTAGAGGCTGACAGCGAGAGTGACCCCCTCAACTACAGCATGGAGGAGACCaa TAAAATCCGTGAGCAGCTGGGAATGAAACCAATACCCAGGGATAAATTTCCATCCTTCTCTTCCCCACGGGACACGGGGAAACGG CCGCACGTGCTGGACGCAGTCTTGCTGCTGCTGAAGGAGCTGGATCCCGAAGAGCTGCAGGTTGTCCGCAAGGCGACGGACAACAGGCTGCGCTCGCTGCGAAGACGCGACTGCCAGGCCGCGATGGCTGACGTTATCCAACAGTGA